The genomic stretch CCGGAGTCTCGGCGTTGGCGCGCACGCGCATGCGGCGGGCCTTGTCCGCCCATTCCATCAGCACGGCGAATTCGCCGGTGAGCTCCGGCTGGCGCATCTTCACCGCGCCGGCGATCACGCGCCCGGCCGAGCCGTCTATGGTGACGAGATCGCCCTTGGAAAAGCGCCGCCCGGCGATGGAAAAGCTCTGATCCTCGTAATTGACGCGGATCGCGCCGACGCCGGAGACGCAGGGCTTGCCCATGCCGCGCGCCACCACGGCCGCGTGCGAGGTCATGCCGCCGCGCGTCGTCAATATGCCCTCGGCGGCGTGCATTCCGCCGATATCCTCCGGGCTCGTCTCGACGCGCACCAGAATGATCTTGCGGCCCTGCGCGGAGAGCGCCTCCGCCTCCGCGGCGTCGAAGACGATCTCGCCGACGGCGGCGCCGGGCGAGGCGGGTAGACCGCTGGCCAAGATCGTCGGCTTAACATCCGGGTCGATGGTCGGATGCAGCAATTGGTCGAGCGACAGAGGATCGATGCGCAATATCGCTTCGTCGCGGGTGATGAGCCCCTCATTGGCCATATCCACGGCGATTTTCAGCGCGGCCGGCGCGGTGCGCTTGCCGGTGCGCGTCTGCAGCATCCAGAGCTTCCCGCGCTCGACGGTGAACTCCATGTCCTGCATGTCGCGATAATGCTTCTCGAGCAGAGCCGAGACGTGGCGGAACTCCTCGAACACATCCGGCAGCGCCGCCTCCATGGAGGGGCGGGCGGAGCCGCCGGCGCGGCGCGCCGCCTCGGTGATCGATTGCGGCGTGCGAATGCCGGCGACGACATCCTCGCCCTGGGCGTTGATGAGGAACTCGCCATAGAGCTCGCGCACGCCGGTCGAGGGATTGCGGGTGAAAGCGACGCCGGTCGCGGAATTATCGTCCATATTGCCGAAGACCATTGCCTGCACATTGACGGCCGTGCCCCAATCCTCGGGAATATTGTGCAGCTGCCGGTAGATGACGGCGCGATGATTCATCCAGGAAGAGAAAACCGCGCCGATCGCACCCCATAATTGCTCGCGCGGCTCCTGTGGAAAGGGGCGGGCGGTCGCTTTCTCGACAATCGTCTTGAATGTGTCGACGATAAAGCGCCAATCATCGGCCGAGAGATCGGTGTCGAGCGAGAGGCTCTTCTTCTCCTTATAATGCTCGAGCGCGTCCTCGAACTCGTGATGCTCGAGTCCGAGCACCACGGTCGCGTACATTTCGATGAAGCGACGGTAGGAATCATAGGCGAAGCGCTCATTGCCGGCGATCGCCGCCAGCGCCCCGACGGTCTTGTCGTTGAGGCCGAGGTTCAGCACCGTATCCATCATGCCGGGCATGGAGGCGCGGGCGCCGGAGCGCACCGAGACCAGCAGCGGCCATTTCGACTCGCCGAAGCTATGGCCCGCGAGCTTGCCGAGACGCTCCAGCGCAGTGTCGATCTGCGCGCCGAGCTCGGCCGGGTAGGTCTTGCCATTCGCATAGAAATGCGAGCAAACCTCGGTCGTTATGGTGAAGCCAGGGGGGACCGGCAGGCCGAGCCCGGCCATTTCGGCGAGGTTGGCTCCCTTGCCGCCGAGCAGGTTCTTCATCGCGGCCGCGCCTTCGGCCGCGCCGCCGCCGAAATTATAGACCCATTTGGTCATAGCATCATTTTCCGGGCGCCACGCTGCGGCGCAACATACAAGAACCGGACCGCCGAGAGCTTCCCACGAAGGTTTCGCATATTCGAGCTCACGCTCGCAACCGGCGGCGTCGGGAATGGCCGGCGAATGGCCGGTCCTTGTCGCAAAATAGGTCGGCCGAGACGAATATTCCGTGAACAGCTCGATGTTTCGTCTTATCCCGGGCGCCTGAACACAGTTCAGCAAGTAGGGGCGAGGACGACCTCCAGCGTTTCATCGAACCCCGTATCCGCGACGACGATCTCGACGTCCTCGTAAGGTCGCCCTTCCTTCGGCTGCGAAGCGAGTCTGTCGATCATGGCGCGTCGACCTCGAATTTCGACGAGCTTTCGACCATATTTCGACGCCCCCCTGGCAAAAGCCGTCGAGCGTGTCTTTGACGAACTCGCAATCCTTATCCGAGAGTCGAGACGAAAGACGTCGGTCATTCAGAAGCCTCGCATTTGCGTATCGCAGGGACGAAGCTATCATATTGCCGCACCACGTCTCGAGCGTTGGTGAACGCAGAGCCGACGAGGGGGCGCCATGCGAGACGACGAAGACCGCCCGCGCTCGGGGCCTGGAAGCAGCAGGACCGTTTCGCATGAGATCGGCCAGCCGCTGGACGCGCTCTCGGTCGCCGAATTCGACGAGCGCCTCGCGCTGCTGCGCGCCGAGATCGCGCGGCTCGAGCAGGCGCGCGCCGCCAAGGCGGCCTCGCTCGCCGCCGCCGACGCGTTTTTCAAGAAATAGATCGGCGATTTGCTTTGCCGGGCCGCGCGCCTATAGGTTGGCGCCTGTTTTGGCTCCCGCCGGCAGGGCGATTCGTCCGTCGGCGCTCAAGGACCCGTCCATGCGCGTTCTCGGCATTGAAACCACCTGCGACGAGACGGCGGTCGCCGTCGTGGCCTCGCGCATCGGCGGCGATGGCGGCGACATTCTCTCCAATGAGGTGATGAGCCAGATCGCCCAGCATGCCGCCTATGGCGGCGTGGTGCCGGAGATCGCGGCGCGCGCCCATATCGATGTGCTGGAGCGCCTGATCGTCCGTGCGTTGGACGCGGCGGGAACCGATATCGCCGGCGTCGACGCCATAGCGGCTTCCGCCGGGCCGGGCCTCATCGGCGGCATTCTCGTCGGCCTCACCGCGGCCAAGGCGCTGGCGCTCGCCGCCGACAAGCCTTTCATCGCCGTCAATCACCTCGAGGCGCATGCGCTCACCGGCCGCCTGACAGAGCGGCTGGATTTCCCCTATCTCGCTCTGCTGGTTTCCGGCGGGCATACGCAGCTCGTCGCCGTAATGGGCGTCGGCGATTATAAGCGGCTGGGCTCGACCGTCGATGACGCGGCCGGCGAGGCCTTCGACAAGGTCGCCAAAATGCTCGGGCTTCCCTATCCCGGCGGCCCGCATATCGAGCGTCTGGCGGAGGAGGGCGATCCGGCCCGCTTCGATTTTCCGCGGCCCATGTTCGGCCGCGAGGGGGCGGATTTCTCGCTCTCCGGCCTCAAGACCGCGGTGCGCCAGGAGATCGCCCGGATCGGGACGCCGACCGAGCGCGACGTCGCCGATCTCGCTGCCTCCTTCCAGGCGGCGATCGTCGACGTTCTGGTGGATCGCGTGCGCTCCGGCCTGCGCATCTTCACGCAGAATGGCGGCCAGCCCAATGGCCTCGTCATCGGCGGCGGCGTCGGC from Methylosinus sp. C49 encodes the following:
- a CDS encoding DUF1192 domain-containing protein, producing the protein MRDDEDRPRSGPGSSRTVSHEIGQPLDALSVAEFDERLALLRAEIARLEQARAAKAASLAAADAFFKK
- the tsaD gene encoding tRNA (adenosine(37)-N6)-threonylcarbamoyltransferase complex transferase subunit TsaD, translated to MRVLGIETTCDETAVAVVASRIGGDGGDILSNEVMSQIAQHAAYGGVVPEIAARAHIDVLERLIVRALDAAGTDIAGVDAIAASAGPGLIGGILVGLTAAKALALAADKPFIAVNHLEAHALTGRLTERLDFPYLALLVSGGHTQLVAVMGVGDYKRLGSTVDDAAGEAFDKVAKMLGLPYPGGPHIERLAEEGDPARFDFPRPMFGREGADFSLSGLKTAVRQEIARIGTPTERDVADLAASFQAAIVDVLVDRVRSGLRIFTQNGGQPNGLVIGGGVGANGAIRRALTRLCAETGLRFVSPPPGLCSDNGAVVAWAGLERFARGMTDDLTFAARPRWPLDANAGALHHGKA
- the ppdK gene encoding pyruvate, phosphate dikinase, with the translated sequence MTKWVYNFGGGAAEGAAAMKNLLGGKGANLAEMAGLGLPVPPGFTITTEVCSHFYANGKTYPAELGAQIDTALERLGKLAGHSFGESKWPLLVSVRSGARASMPGMMDTVLNLGLNDKTVGALAAIAGNERFAYDSYRRFIEMYATVVLGLEHHEFEDALEHYKEKKSLSLDTDLSADDWRFIVDTFKTIVEKATARPFPQEPREQLWGAIGAVFSSWMNHRAVIYRQLHNIPEDWGTAVNVQAMVFGNMDDNSATGVAFTRNPSTGVRELYGEFLINAQGEDVVAGIRTPQSITEAARRAGGSARPSMEAALPDVFEEFRHVSALLEKHYRDMQDMEFTVERGKLWMLQTRTGKRTAPAALKIAVDMANEGLITRDEAILRIDPLSLDQLLHPTIDPDVKPTILASGLPASPGAAVGEIVFDAAEAEALSAQGRKIILVRVETSPEDIGGMHAAEGILTTRGGMTSHAAVVARGMGKPCVSGVGAIRVNYEDQSFSIAGRRFSKGDLVTIDGSAGRVIAGAVKMRQPELTGEFAVLMEWADKARRMRVRANAETPADARAARRFGAEGVGLARTEHMFFEDDRIVAVREMILADDVEGRRAALAKLLPIQRGDFQELFEIMAGLPVTIRLLDPPLHEFLPHTESEIAEVAQAMGADPAKLRQRAKELSEFNPMLGFRGVRLAVAFPEIAEMQARAIFEAAIASAAQTGVPAMVEIMVPLVFSRAELDFVAERIRAMAKAVEDETGLSPKYHIGTMIELPRACLRAAEIAETAEFFSFGTNDLTQTALGVSRDDAGSFLGAYAQKGILPADPFVTIDQQGVGELVRIAAERARAVRPSIKLGICGEHGGDPASIAFFESVGLDYVSCSPYRVPIARLAAAQAALGKEAVSTA